In Dromaius novaehollandiae isolate bDroNov1 chromosome 29, bDroNov1.hap1, whole genome shotgun sequence, the DNA window GAGACTAAAAGTAAAAGGAATGTTAATGTGTTTGAAAATGTGGATCATGAGAAAAATAGAAGAATATATTTATGATTAAGAAATGAGAAATACATAAGCAGATATAAGCAGAAATATGATATAAAGTGTTAGAGAGaatcagccttttttatgccagCAACTTAGAGACTCATCTTGCTTATCTCACTCTTGAGTTTGGATCTTGCACTCGGTATCCTGACTGCTCTTAGTGTAGGTATATTCCCGCTGGGTCTTGCTTGGCTCGTAGCTTCTAGAGCTGTAGCAGCTGAACCTCTGAGAGCAGTAAGGGTATGAGAACTTGGTTCCCAGGGAACCCCCATACGCAAGAGAGCCTCTGTAGCCGAAAGATCCCCCGTAGCCAAGTGAGCTCCCGATGCCAGCTGGGGCTGAGGATCCCACTATGCTTTCCTGAGGGCAAGAACTGAGAATCGGCCCAGGAAAAGTGATGACAACAGGGGGTGGGTAGATCACTGCCCTGGAGTCACCGCACGACGTAACACACGGCTCGTTCCAGGCATCGGCGACGGGCTGGGGGCAGGTCACCTCGCACGGCGTGACGCAGGGGTAATTGCACAGCTGTTTGTAGGACGACATTGCTCTGCAAGGGGAAGCGACTCtgaaacacagagagagagatgaacaGCGTAAAGCAAGTGGGCGGTAGAACAAGAGATTCGTGTTCAGACACTCAGGCAAAGACATCTGATCAGGAAGCTTCCCGCATGGGTAGCTGCAAGACCACAGATGATGTGGATCCTTAGTTTCtggctcttttcttctctttagtcACACTACTTGATTCACACTAACCCTCTCACACATTACCTCGCTAAGTTTTGAAGCTCAGGGCTTCAAAACTGAGGTTCAGCTTCTGCTAAAGTCAAGCTCTGGCTCAGCTCATTTCCATATCACCTTTAGGAATTAAAAGTCTCCAAACCCTTGAAGCACAGTACTTAGCAAGGTCTGCAAAAGTCCTTCAAGAAGCTGGGTAATGCCAGCCTCACGGTCTCTGCGGGGGTGAGGAGCCTCTCATAGAAAAGCTGGCACTGCCAGTGCACCAACAGACAGGCGTGAAGGACTGAGTTAGATTTATCATTAAGAGAGCATACCAAAAGACACAAAGAATTAAAAACTTACTCAAGTCACGAGTGGGAAGAAGTCAGGAGAAGCTGGTGGAAGCACTGTGAACAGCGAGTGCTTTTATACTGCTTCTCAGATAGCCTGGAGGATCTGAGGCACCCTGTGCATATGAGGTTTGATTAGCTTCAAAACAGAAGTGATTACACATCACACCTCACAAACGTATAATCATTTGCTCATTGTTTGCTCTTACTAAGCAATTCCAAGTTTCCCCTCACACCTTACTGCCTCATCCTTCTGACAGAAGCAGCTTCCCTGTAAATGAAATCTGTGCAGTTCACTGCGAGACAGAAAATGAGCATTCAGTTCATGCACAACTGAAATGCTACCGCGACTTTAAACCATAGTACTAATTCGTACAAACGTCTCGCAAAGACCTTGTGACCCCACCAGCCAGAGCAAAGGGTAAttgtttgaaataaaataaagcaatcaGTCAGGTTGACAGTGGGACATCTTGGGGGATGCAAAGCATACTGCTTACAGACTTTCCGCAAATAATGAATTACGGAGACTAATTCCAGTGGACACCCATTATGGCATTACAGACCCTGCAACCATATCCCTAATATGGCTCCAAAGGTGAAGGAGTCAAAGAAAAGAGCAATCACAAAACAGGAGCTTGATTCATTCCCACCCAAAGCCAGAGAAGGGAGTAGATTGATACCAGGAAGGATTTGGTCATTGAAGTTCTGGAAGGAAATGAACTATGGGGTGTAACACTGTGTCATGAAATGATGAAGCAGGGAATACCATAATAATTAGCATAAGTCAGAAAAATTTTTGCATCATCTAAATGAGCTGCATATGCAATAAATATTGCTTGGTAGCATAGCAGGTCTTCATGAACAGTGATATTTCATATCTGCAAGGAGGCTGAGAAACTGGATAATAGTGCTCACTGGTCAAACCTCTTCCAGCCACTTCTCCTGTTACACTATTCATGAGTACTTGGCTAATACTGAGTTTATGCAATTGCTTCTTAAATACTGGAATGCAAATGGAAGAGTAGCTGTAGTTGCCAACTGTATATTCTGCTAAAACCCTGATTCTTGTAAGAGTTTGACATAAGTTTATCTCCAGGGAAGCCTTTTCTGCCATTTCAATTTGAAACGGTCCATGAACGCTTGTTTACAGGTTATTAGGCAGGGATTTCTGTGACAGTAGAAAATTGCTTAGCATACCCACTTGCTCTTATTTTTACATGGGTTACAGGAAGTGCATAATCTTTGAATAGTTTCATAATACCTAAACATGAAAGCATATTCCTGTGGGCAACCTTAATTTTGTATCTCTTCAGTTTTGATATAGGATTGTCAGCTCATACCGCCTATGAGTTTTCTACACCGGTAGAGGAAGAGGGATTCCTATATGGTCATTTTGAAGCATAATATCACtcttcttttcatttaatttttcagctgaaaacagtATGCTGGTTGTAAGAATCAAAGCCAATTCATAAATCGGGGCTGTTAGGCATAAGGGCTGTTTATAGCCATCTAGGGTCTTTCTGCGAAAAAGCAAATGCGAGAGAGGAGATCCCGACCTAAACGGGCTTCTTGGCCCATCCTCGCCCGTAGACTGCAGCAGCTCCACATGTAGAaacaaggaaaacagagaaaaaaaggaaaactgcacCCAGCTGTGCCAGCTAAGCACAGCTCCTTTGGGGAGTGGATTGAAAGACGGCTGAAGATTACACACCAGGAAACAATATTTACAGCTTCAAAGTGCCAGAACAGTGCAGATGCTCTGAGTAAACCTGAGCAAGGACTCAAGCATTCATGGTCATGTCCCTGCCCCTGTCCTGAGCtactggcaggaaaaaaatccaaacccctGTGCAAATACCTGGtgttcagtgtttatttttgctAAACCCAGGATGTTTGTCTGGGCTTGTTTCTCTTCCACCAATTTCATCAAAATATTTGAAGGGAAATACAGGGCAGAAAAATGaacaatgaaaaggaaaacaaaaccagaattagATGACATAAGGCAGAAGAATGATCTTGGCACAGACAGCTGGTGCTCTCAACAGGccattctgcattttctttttttggcttcaTCCCGATGAGTCTCCTGCCCCGCTGAGCGATCCTCGTGGGCTTAGTGGCAGCAGATCAGCACTTGCAAGTGCAGGGAGTGCTCTGCTGCATCAAGCGCTTCTCCTTGTCCTCTGGGACCCTCTATAACATTAAATcttgtgcattttatttcttttggggaGAGAGGGGTTCCCTGCCTTTTCTCTGGCCTAGGACAAGAGCACCCCATTGACAAATGTGTAAAATACCCAAATTCTGACCATAAAAGGCACCAGCCTGAACAGGCATGCCTGTGTTTTCCTCCTAGCTCTTCCTCTGAATCAGCAAGTGAGGCTAAGAAAAACACTTAGCTGGGATGTCTCAACCGACTTTCTGGTAACAACCACCTAGGCTGCAGGAGAGCTGTAAAACGccggctgtcaaagcaggagctGCCTTCCAGGTTGCCGAGTCTCCGGCTGAAGGAGGGTGGCACCTGCACCCCCGCAGCCCTCCAGGCTTCCTGGTGCCTCCAGACGGTTCCCGGCTCAACGGCATCCGAAAGAGGCAAACACACTTGCACCTTGCTACCCATCACAACTGCATGTGTTGCCCAGCACAAGGCTAATGCTCCTATATACTTCAGAAGCATAAGCAGGACACGTAGGAGATGGTTTTTAAGCTGTTGCATGGGGCCCTCATTTCTTCTCCATGCCCATATCCTTCAGGGAAGTACTGGGAGGTTTATCATGGTCCCGGGGTGGCTGCACCTATACTGCTAGATTGAAGGAAATATGGGGCTGAGCTAGTGCTCTCTGTATACACGCCTGCAGCCAATTTTCTTTTGGATCCTGAGACTGTCAAATGCAGCAAACTCAGTTACCATCCATAGCTATAAAGCACTAAGATCCACACCAGCGGTCTGGGATTTCTTCTCACATCTTGATTAGTGCAAGAGACTAGTCACTGGGGATTATTTTAGCAGCAATAAGCTCTAGCTTTAGAaaccaaacaaagaaaactgaaaagatgaCATTGTAATGCAGGAAGGATTTTATTGGGAGTGACGAGTGGGTTTGAACCAGACCGCAGTGATACTGCGGAAAACAATACAGAGGAATTTGGTTACACTTGCACCACATCAGTGTAAAATGGGATTAAGCACAGAACCAGAACATTATGAGCAGAAGACTAATACAAGTGGGAAATACATTTTCTCAGGATGGCCAAGTGCTCCCAGCTCTTCAGGGCTCCGGCGGGAGCCCAGTGCACTGCACCTCCGAAAGCCATGCTCTTCTGCTCAGTCACTGCTGAGGATTTTGCTCTGGTGCCCGCTGGGTCCTGCTCGCCACGGTGGTCGTGCGGGGCTTAGCAGGGCCCGCAGCGGTAGCTCGTGGACCTGCGGGAGTAGCAAGGGTAGGAGTAGCTGCTGCCCAGGGAGCCGCTGGACCCAGAGGAGCTGCCAGCACCCAGGTAGTTGCCCTGGCCAAAGAGGCCACCCAGCCACAGGGGTTCCGAGGTGCCCACGTAGCTCTCCTGGGggcaggagctgaggatggggcccgGGAAGGTGATGGCCACGGGCGGCGGGTAGACCACGGCGCGGGAGTCCCCGCAGGAGGTGACGCAGGGCTGGTTCCAGGCTTCGGCGCAGGGCGGGGGGCACCTCACGTAGCACGGTGGGTAGGGGCGGTAGTCGCAGCCCTGCTTGCAGAGAGACATGGTGCCGGCGGGGAGCAAGCCTGCAACACAGGGAGGGGAGAACGGATCAATGGCAGCAGAGAAAGACACTTCAAAGAGAAAGGACCACAGGTAAATCCTTTTATAAATAGGCATGAGAAAGATGAAATACAtggtttctgttttcctctgtttcctaCAGCACCCCTTACCACTTTGCTACacactgcctcagtttcccctttaaGGGTCGATGCATACAGACTGCCTCCTGTGCAGGCATTACCAGGAGGATGCAAAGAGATGAAGGGATACAAAGCTCTTCTGGCTGTATTAGCCAGACCATCTCCTCTCATGGGAGGGGGGAACAGTGGTTAAGATCTCTGCAGACTAAGTCAGAATCCCTCAGCTGTGTTGAGCTGTCGCTTATTCTCTGAAAAAGCTTCTCTGGAAATAGCACCTATCTAATAGTCTATAAAGATGCAGAGTAGAGGTATAAGATCAATCTAAAGAAGTTAACCAAACTGACATCTTAACTCAATTCTCCCCTGCCCACCCACCAAGAAAATCACTTACTTGTTCGACACAAGAGGAGAAGCGAAGGGAAGTGGTTTGAAGACTCTCGGCCAGAGGTGCTTTTATACAGTTTCTCAGTTTGCCTGGGGGAAGTGAACCATGCTTTTTGCTCATTGTCCCTTTAATTACTAAATAAACTTTTTTGCATGTGTCACTCAATCAAGGTAATTGTTTTGCATATTGTTTCTCCTAATTAAGCAACTCCACCTGAAATAGCGTAACATCTGAATTATAGCCTGCAGATGTCTTGCAcatcaaggggggggggggggggggggttgcagctTTGCTATAACTCTATTGACTTCATTGGAAACAGAGGGAGATTAGATTTACTTCAACATGAAGCTGCaaataacttttcaaaatattttacttatagCTTCACCAACATGTCCGTATGAGTTGGCCACATATtgatgtttacttttttttttttttttaagcgtcAGAGCTAGAGATAAAGGTTCCAGACCTCTGTCCAAAGCCTTGCATgatccttttcttattttattattagaaATAATGTCATACTAAACAGTCTTCAACTAAGGAATATCATTTAATAATCCTAAAGGTTCGTACATCAACATACATCACTATTTGGAAACAGAAGTGCTGAAATAATATGATTAAATCTCAACCACCTGTTTTAGCAACCATGTCCCTGCCCTATTAATTTTCTAGTCTTGAGATGAGCCAGGTTTCCAGAAAGTCTGAGTCAAGTATTTTTCATAGTATTGATTGTTCAGCCTTAATTTCGTGTACATGAGCTTTTCTTCTGGGCAGTATAGACAGTAATTTTTCTTCCTATTATGTCTTGAGGCTGTTTATTTAAGTCAGTGCAGGGCAAttgagaattttcatttttatagttcTCAAAATAATGGTCCTTGACTCAGAGTCACAGCATGGGAGATAAAAGGATGAGGACTTGGGACGCGCGAGCGCTCCTCCCAGCTGTGCCACTGAATCAACAAGTACGGCTGGGCACATCGCTGAGCCGCCGTCTTTAATTATCCCATCAAGAAACCAGCAATAAAAAAATTTCCCAATTCACTTGGGTGTTGTACAGATAAGTGGCTTTACGGAAAGCAGCgaaaaagcaagtattttgcaTTCTCTCAAGATACAATCAGAAAACACTAAGATGGGCcaaaaaaggagagaacattAAGAAGGGCCGCAACGACAACGGGGCGATTGCAAAGCAGCTGTGATTTCCAGGGAAGGCGCGTGCACACCACGGCCCCATTCTTCATTTGGCCACTGCTTCTGCTTCCGAGTGGGCCTTTCCCTTTCGCGGTTCGCTCTGCGCTAAACGTCCGCGGCAGCGGGTGAAACGCTGCTCTGCGCAGACCTGCGAAACAGCCACGTGAAACgggcagtggctgctgctgatTTCTAGCAGGGATGATTGAGACAGAGGCCGGATCGTTTGCCCAACCCCGCTTGGCAATTAAGCGAGCTGCTGGGAGGAGATCACAGGCATGTCTGGTACTTGTTAGTGTTATTATTTGTAATTATAACGCTTATCTCTTAGATTATGTAAATAAGCTTGGCGCCCGGTATCTTAGCTACCACGAAAATAGAGCGCTGAGACAGCTGGTGCTCCCAGGAGCCAACGAACAAACGCGACAGGTCTCGGGTGTGGCGAAAGGAGCATCTCTGTGCCCCATCACCCCGGAGGGGTCCTTAACC includes these proteins:
- the LOC135323865 gene encoding feather keratin B-4-like, which codes for MSLCKQGCDYRPYPPCYVRCPPPCAEAWNQPCVTSCGDSRAVVYPPPVAITFPGPILSSCPQESYVGTSEPLWLGGLFGQGNYLGAGSSSGSSGSLGSSYSYPCYSRRSTSYRCGPC